A window from Primulina eburnea isolate SZY01 chromosome 2, ASM2296580v1, whole genome shotgun sequence encodes these proteins:
- the LOC140824528 gene encoding uncharacterized protein, whose translation MKRCELCKLKAEIYCGSDKARLCWGCDARVHSANFLVARHSRHLLCGGCRSPTPWAATGAVLRPTVAVCDKCVDGKRGAAGAEVEERKEVVEENQITPQSESTSCSGEAFFSRKRRLESLSYFTSDDDDRYYSSYKLIVRAPPAAAVAACVLQEEETDNSYLIKEALPPQKAQRPTLFKMGDIGISESGILESLRRFHREEFGSGLQMAECCTLSEDGPSAVDLSSCDSS comes from the exons ATGAAGAGGTGCGAGTTGTGTAAATTGAAGGCTGAGATTTACTGTGGATCGGACAAGGCGAGATTGTGCTGGGGCTGCGATGCTAGGGTTCATTCTGCCAACTTTCTCGTGGCGAGGCATTCCAGACATTTGCTATGCGGAGGGTGCCGGTCACCGACGCCTTGGGCTGCTACCGGTGCTGTTTTGAGACCCACCGTAGCGGTCTGCGATAAATGTGTTGACGGAAAGAGAGGAGCGGCCGGTGCTGAAGTTGAAGAAAGGAAGGAGGTGGTGGAGGAAAATCAGATTACTCCGCAGTCGGAGAGCACTTCGTGTAGTGGTGAAGCTTTTTTTTCGAGGAAGCGCAGGCTTGAGAGTCTCTCTTATTTTACGTCTgat GATGATGATCGATATTACTCGTCGTATAAGCTCATCGTCCGCGCTCCGCCGGCAGCAGCGGTGGCGGCTTGCGTTCTCCAGGAGGAAGAGACGGATAACTCGTATCTAATAAAGGAAGCGTTGCCGCCGCAGAAAGCACAGAGACCGACGCTGTTTAAAATGGGTGATATCGGAATATCCGAATCGGGGATCTTGGAAAGTCTCCGGAGATTTCATCGTGAAGAATTTGGTTCTGGACTACAAATGGCGGAATGCTGCACTTTGAGCGAAGATGGTCCCAGTGCCGTTGATCTCAGTTCCTGCGACTCTTCGTAG
- the LOC140824529 gene encoding calcium-binding protein PBP1-like, giving the protein MAGAGELNGFQDNLASMADKLGGEGLIAELCKGFSLLMDRDKGVITFESLRKNSAFLGLQDFRDDELRSMVEEGDLDGDGGVDQMEFCVLMFRLSPELMERSEAWLEHALYQEFVQHGKN; this is encoded by the coding sequence ATGGCAGGTGCAGGAGAATTGAATGGATTTCAAGATAACTTGGCGTCGATGGCGGATAAGTTAGGAGGGGAGGGGCTGATAGCAGAACTTTGTAAAGGGTTCAGCCTTTTAATGGACAGGGATAAAGGGGTGATCACGTTTGAGAGCTTGAGGAAGAACTCAGCTTTTCTTGGATTGCAAGATTTCAGGGATGATGAGTTGAGGAGTATGGTCGAAGAAGGCGATCTTGATGGGGATGGGGGGGTTGATCAGATGGAGTTTTGTGTACTCATGTTTAGGTTGAGCCCAGAGCTAATGGAGCGATCTGAAGCATGGTTGGAACATGCTCTTTACCAGGAGTTCGTGCAGCATGGGAAGAATTAA